CACTGCCTTAGAAAATAACACTGGAACTAAATTGCTTTTACGAACAACCCGCAGCTTGACTCTGACCCCTGCGGGAAAAGCTTTTTATGATTCATGTGTCGGCCCTATCCAGACCTTAGAAGATGCGCAGCGATCGTTGCATGGTCAAGACAGTATAGTTTCTGGCTTGATTCGTATTACGGCTCCAGAAGATTTAGGTTCTCAAGTCATCGCCCCCACCATTGCCCGTCTTGGGCAGACTCACCCGGCTTTGAATTTTGAACTAGTTTATACCGATGAAGTTTTAGATTTAGTCAAAGAGGGATTTGATTTAGCCGTTCGAATTGGCAAGTTAACTGAAAGCAGCCTTAAAGCCAAAAAAATTGGCGAAATCGTTCTAGTACCGGTGGCTTCGCCAACGTATCTAAGAAAAAAAGAAAAAATCCGCGGGCCGAAAGATTTAGAAAATCATGATTGTTTAACTTTGAACGACCCCAATTTGATATCAAAGTGGAGCTTAAAAAATGAAAGTAAGACAGCGCTGTTAAAAATTAAGCCACGTATTTCAAGTAACCAAATGACCAGTCTTTTAAATATGGCCATTGCTGGGGGTGGCATAGCCTTGGTCCCGAAATTTATTTGCCGCCAAGCGATCGAAGATGGAGCGTTAGCTTATGCCTTGCCTGGCTGGAGCAGTCCCGGTTTACCGGTGCATCTAGTTTCACCCCTTTCAGTTAGTTCATCGGTAAAATTAAAAATGACAGCAGAACTTTTATTCACAGAAATTCGTGGGGCCTTAAATTCAAAATAATTTTTCTTGAGTCCATATAACTACCAAGTAATACATCACTGTTACAGTGAGAGCATACAAAGTTTTTCCCATTGTTTTCAGTGATGACTCCACTCAAAGTAAGTTCACCTAATTTAACAACTTTAGAGGAGCTTATTATGGCTTTAAGAATAAATTCCGAAGCACCTAACTTTATAGCTGAAACCACCCATGGCAAAATCACTTTCCACGATTGGATTGGCGATGGATGGGCGATTTTATTTTCACATCCCAAAGACTTCACACCTGTTTGCACAACTGAACTAGGTTGCATGGCTAGAATGAAGCCTGAGTTTGACAAGCGAAATACAAAAATCATCGGTCTTAGTGTCGACCCTATTGATAATCATGCAAAATGGGCTAAAGACATCGAAGAAACCCAAGGGGCGGCAGTCACGTTTCCTATGATTGGTGATGCAGATTTAAAAATTGCAAAAGCCTATGATATGCTGCCAGCTGAAGAACAGCCTTCGGCAAATCGAACTCCATCAGACAACCAAACCGTCAGAAATGTATTCATCATTGGACCTGATAAAAAAATTAAAGCGATGTTAGTCTATCCGATGAGCAGCGGCAGAAATTTTAATGAAGTTTTAAGACTTTTAGATTCTTGCCAACTTACGACGAAATACACAGTAGCCACACCAGTCAACTGGCACCCCGGCGATCAAGTGATCATTCCGCCATCAATTTCTGATGAGCAAGCTAAACAAAAGTTTCCACAAGGATGGAAAACATTAAAACCGTATCTGCGTATCGTAGACCAACCTAAAAACTAAAGACTGAAAAAAAACCGAGTTGCAAGACTCGGTTTTTTTCCTAAAGGCTTCTTTTTAATTCAACGATCACTTTGTCCATCATCATTTCAAGTTTTCCATTCCATACGTCTGGTTCTAAGCGATAGCTTTGGTAAACATCTTTTATACGAAGTGCATTGGTTAACGCGGAATAGGCGTTGGGAATGTTTCCAAAAAAATACATTTCCTCTGCCAGATGGGCCCAGGTTTCTCTTTCCCTTGGGGAGTTCGCTACAGCCTTCAACAAAGCTTCAACGATAAGATCGGGCCCTGCGTTTAACTGGCGATAACACCACGCCTGTATGCGATAGGAAAAAGCTTTTTCGGGCGCATCAAGATTAGGAAGATTAAAATATTTTTCTAAGACAGCAAGACATTCTTCGTACTTCCCTTGATCAAAAAGATTTCTGGCTAAGTATTGTTGATAGCGTGGTTCGTCCGGTTCTAAAAGCGACCATTGGCGAATAATATCTAAGTACCTGT
This is a stretch of genomic DNA from Bdellovibrio reynosensis. It encodes these proteins:
- a CDS encoding LysR family transcriptional regulator, giving the protein MDLQLTRIFVKVVQNSSFSKAAELLKIPKSTVSKAVTALENNTGTKLLLRTTRSLTLTPAGKAFYDSCVGPIQTLEDAQRSLHGQDSIVSGLIRITAPEDLGSQVIAPTIARLGQTHPALNFELVYTDEVLDLVKEGFDLAVRIGKLTESSLKAKKIGEIVLVPVASPTYLRKKEKIRGPKDLENHDCLTLNDPNLISKWSLKNESKTALLKIKPRISSNQMTSLLNMAIAGGGIALVPKFICRQAIEDGALAYALPGWSSPGLPVHLVSPLSVSSSVKLKMTAELLFTEIRGALNSK
- a CDS encoding peroxiredoxin translates to MALRINSEAPNFIAETTHGKITFHDWIGDGWAILFSHPKDFTPVCTTELGCMARMKPEFDKRNTKIIGLSVDPIDNHAKWAKDIEETQGAAVTFPMIGDADLKIAKAYDMLPAEEQPSANRTPSDNQTVRNVFIIGPDKKIKAMLVYPMSSGRNFNEVLRLLDSCQLTTKYTVATPVNWHPGDQVIIPPSISDEQAKQKFPQGWKTLKPYLRIVDQPKN